The Pradoshia eiseniae genome contains a region encoding:
- a CDS encoding small multi-drug export protein encodes MVEWVQQSEGVWQYVALFLISILPFLDVFYIIPVGVALGMSPIVVGVISFIGNFIMVIVFAMFFRQIAAWRNKRREKKGKAGPTKRETRAKRIWEKYGLPVFALVSPSILGTDIAALMALVFGASKPRVVTLMGVSLVVWSVVMTVGSVYGLKYINWI; translated from the coding sequence ATGGTCGAGTGGGTTCAGCAATCAGAGGGTGTTTGGCAATACGTCGCATTATTTTTAATATCGATATTGCCATTCTTGGATGTGTTTTATATTATCCCGGTAGGTGTTGCATTGGGTATGTCGCCTATAGTTGTTGGGGTTATATCTTTTATAGGCAATTTTATTATGGTTATAGTCTTCGCGATGTTTTTTAGACAAATTGCCGCATGGCGTAACAAACGCAGAGAAAAGAAAGGGAAAGCGGGACCGACAAAAAGAGAAACGAGAGCCAAACGTATTTGGGAAAAATATGGTTTGCCGGTTTTCGCTTTAGTTTCTCCTTCCATACTTGGGACAGACATAGCTGCTTTAATGGCACTTGTGTTTGGTGCTTCTAAACCAAGAGTAGTTACCTTGATGGGGGTTAGTTTGGTCGTTTGGTCGGTCGTCATGACAGTAGGCTCTGTGTATGGATTGAAGTACATAAATTGGATTTAA
- a CDS encoding PrkA family serine protein kinase: MDILKKIEQFRDEEEKLRWEGTFGDYLQLLKERPLVAQSAHSRVYNMIKDAGVEVVNGKKKYSFFKGELFGLEEPLERLVEEYFHPAAKRLDVRKRILLLMGPVSGGKSTLVTLLKRGLEKYSRTDRGAIYAIKGCPMHEDPLHLIPTHLRNDFFDEYGIRVEGNLSPLNMMRLEKDYHNRIEDMPVERIFLSEDRRVGVGTFSPSDPKSQDIADLTGSIDFSTIATYGSESDPRAYRFDGELNKANRGMMEFQEMLKCDEKFLWHLLSLTQEGNFKAGRFALISADELIVAHTNETEYRSFISNKKNEALHSRIIVMPVPYNLKVSEEEKIYEKMIQDSDVAGVHIAPHTLRVAAMFTTLTRLKEPKKGDIDLVKKMRLYDGENVEGFNSADVEELKKEYADEGMGGIDPRYVINRISSTIIRKDTPSINALDVLRSLKEGLDQHASITTELKERYMNYISLARKEYDDIAKKEVQKAFVYSYEESAKTLMNNYLDNVEAFCNKSKIRDVLTGEEINPDEKLMRSIEEQIGISENAKKAFREEILIRISAYARKGKRFDYNSHDRLREAIQKKLFADLKDVVKITTSSKTPDETQLKKINEVVARLIDEHGYNSTSANELLRYVGSLLNR; encoded by the coding sequence ATGGATATCTTAAAAAAAATAGAACAATTCAGAGATGAAGAGGAAAAATTGAGATGGGAAGGAACATTCGGTGATTATTTGCAATTATTGAAGGAGAGGCCCTTGGTAGCCCAATCAGCTCACTCGCGAGTTTATAACATGATCAAGGATGCGGGCGTGGAAGTGGTGAATGGCAAGAAAAAGTATAGCTTTTTTAAAGGAGAATTATTTGGCCTTGAAGAGCCGCTTGAGCGACTAGTAGAGGAATATTTTCACCCAGCTGCTAAACGATTAGATGTCAGAAAGCGAATTTTGTTATTGATGGGACCTGTCAGTGGCGGGAAATCGACTTTAGTAACTTTGTTAAAAAGAGGGCTGGAGAAATATTCGCGAACAGACAGGGGGGCGATTTATGCCATTAAGGGATGCCCGATGCATGAGGACCCTCTTCATTTGATTCCGACGCATTTGCGAAATGACTTCTTTGATGAATATGGCATCCGTGTTGAAGGAAATCTGTCGCCGCTCAATATGATGAGGCTGGAAAAGGATTATCATAATCGGATTGAGGATATGCCAGTGGAACGTATCTTCCTGTCAGAGGATAGAAGGGTTGGTGTCGGGACCTTCAGTCCGTCAGATCCGAAATCACAGGATATTGCGGACTTAACGGGAAGCATTGATTTTTCGACGATTGCAACCTATGGATCAGAGTCTGACCCGCGCGCCTATCGTTTTGACGGAGAATTAAACAAGGCTAACCGGGGGATGATGGAGTTCCAAGAGATGCTCAAATGTGATGAGAAGTTCCTGTGGCATTTGCTATCGTTGACTCAGGAAGGGAATTTCAAGGCTGGAAGATTCGCGCTTATCAGTGCGGATGAGTTAATCGTTGCCCATACAAATGAGACAGAGTATCGGTCATTTATTTCCAATAAGAAAAATGAGGCCTTGCATTCACGGATTATTGTCATGCCAGTCCCATATAATCTGAAGGTTTCTGAGGAAGAGAAGATTTACGAAAAGATGATTCAAGACAGTGATGTAGCCGGTGTTCATATCGCGCCGCACACATTACGAGTGGCAGCGATGTTTACGACGTTGACGAGATTAAAGGAGCCGAAAAAGGGTGATATTGACCTCGTTAAGAAAATGCGCCTGTATGATGGGGAGAACGTAGAAGGATTCAACTCAGCTGATGTCGAGGAGCTGAAGAAGGAATACGCAGATGAGGGGATGGGCGGTATTGACCCGCGTTATGTCATCAATCGTATTTCATCGACCATCATTCGAAAAGATACGCCATCGATCAATGCGCTTGATGTTCTGCGTTCACTTAAGGAAGGACTGGACCAGCATGCCTCGATAACAACCGAATTAAAAGAGCGGTATATGAATTATATCTCTCTTGCCCGCAAGGAATATGACGATATTGCGAAGAAAGAGGTTCAGAAGGCATTCGTGTATTCCTATGAGGAGTCTGCGAAGACATTGATGAATAATTATCTTGATAATGTGGAGGCATTCTGCAATAAATCCAAGATTCGTGATGTCCTGACTGGTGAGGAAATCAATCCAGACGAAAAATTAATGAGATCAATTGAAGAGCAAATCGGTATCTCCGAGAATGCGAAGAAGGCATTCAGGGAAGAAATCCTGATTCGTATCTCTGCCTATGCGCGCAAAGGAAAACGATTTGATTATAATTCCCATGATCGACTGAGAGAAGCCATCCAGAAGAAATTGTTTGCAGACCTGAAGGATGTTGTGAAAATCACTACTTCATCAAAGACACCGGATGAGACACAATTGAAGAAAATAAATGAGGTAGTTGCCCGTTTAATCGATGAGCATGGTTATAATTCAACTTCTGCGAATGAACTTTTACGCTATGTCGGTAGCCTCTTGAACCGGTAA
- the arcA gene encoding arginine deiminase translates to MEKTVKSLHVTSEIGKLERVLLHRPGKEIEHLIPSNMERLLFDDIPFLPTMQKEHDAFAAALQERGTEVVYLERLVEESILDEVVKGELIEAFLKESKNHLHKGYSILREYLDSLDTPSLVKKLMEGVLKKDINHHQKLQLDDLISAHYPFYIDPLPNLYFTRDAAAVIGEGLTIHKMSTSARKRESLFWEFIMKYHPNYRVHSHPQWLKRNYPFALEGGDILVLSDEVIAIGVSERTSARAIEQLAHNLLLAGTSYKRVMAVEIPKKRAFMHLDTVFTMVDRDKFTIHPEIEGLNGHMNIFILELDREKEVQISRRSNLSEALKEVLHLPEIALIPCGGGDTIFSPREQWNDGSNTLAIAPGVVITYDRNQVTNELLAEYGIEVIEVPSAELSRGRGGPRCMSMPLVRS, encoded by the coding sequence TTGGAGAAAACGGTAAAAAGCCTTCATGTTACATCGGAGATTGGAAAACTAGAACGGGTTCTTTTACATAGGCCAGGGAAGGAAATAGAGCATCTTATCCCATCTAATATGGAACGATTATTATTTGATGACATTCCTTTTTTGCCAACAATGCAAAAGGAGCATGATGCCTTTGCTGCTGCTTTACAGGAGCGGGGAACAGAGGTTGTTTATTTGGAAAGGTTGGTAGAAGAGTCAATCCTTGATGAGGTCGTAAAAGGAGAATTGATTGAGGCCTTTTTAAAGGAAAGCAAAAATCATTTGCACAAAGGATATAGCATACTGCGTGAATATTTGGATTCGCTAGACACTCCAAGTCTTGTGAAGAAACTGATGGAGGGTGTTTTAAAGAAGGATATTAACCACCATCAAAAGCTTCAATTAGACGATCTAATATCAGCTCATTATCCTTTCTATATTGATCCGCTTCCAAACCTATACTTTACACGCGATGCGGCTGCCGTTATAGGTGAGGGATTGACGATCCATAAGATGTCTACTTCTGCGCGGAAACGTGAGTCTCTTTTTTGGGAATTCATCATGAAATACCATCCAAATTATCGTGTGCACAGCCATCCGCAATGGCTAAAGCGCAATTATCCGTTCGCCTTGGAGGGCGGTGATATTCTTGTGTTGAGCGATGAGGTCATCGCAATAGGCGTAAGCGAACGGACATCTGCCCGGGCCATTGAACAATTGGCGCATAACTTGCTGTTGGCCGGTACCTCCTATAAGAGGGTAATGGCCGTAGAGATACCCAAGAAAAGGGCATTTATGCATTTAGATACGGTGTTTACAATGGTGGATCGTGATAAATTTACCATTCATCCAGAGATAGAAGGATTAAATGGACATATGAATATCTTTATACTTGAACTCGACAGGGAGAAGGAAGTGCAAATATCCAGAAGGTCCAATCTTTCCGAAGCATTAAAAGAGGTACTGCATTTGCCGGAGATTGCTTTAATTCCATGTGGCGGAGGGGACACAATATTCTCCCCAAGAGAGCAATGGAATGATGGCTCGAATACGCTTGCCATTGCGCCGGGAGTTGTTATCACATATGATCGCAATCAAGTGACCAATGAACTCTTGGCCGAGTATGGAATAGAGGTCATTGAGGTTCCGAGTGCTGAACTTTCGAGAGGAAGGGGAGGCCCACGCTGCATGAGTATGCCCCTTGTCAGGAGTTAA
- a CDS encoding peptide MFS transporter encodes MSANTSALNNKKHPPGLYLLFLTEMWERFSYYGMRAILILYLTTELVSGGLGIDSSVALSIYGFYTGAVYFTPIVGGWLADRYLGHRLSITIGGSLMALGNIALFAHQSKTALFIGLGLMIIGNGFFKPNISTLLGDLYKGNESRRDAGFTIFYMGINIGAFFAPLLIGFLSEDLFASTANGVMHYGFRYGFLASAIGMIIGQVLFNTLANKYLGDIGKRPAVAQIANKTGAKDKQPLTKAEKQRTMVILIITCFVVFFWAGFEQAGSSLTLYTKDFVDREVFGWTVPISWFQSLNPLFIVLLAPAISALWIKLANSKRGDLPVPTKMGMGMITLGLGYIVLLFAVFQTGNDAATMAQKANMMFIIVTYLMHTLGELFLSPVGLSFVSRVAPVKLASLLMGVWLASSGVANILAGQLAAVTQSLGYFEVFAVIGGLAIFFGLLLLALSKKLVAMMETK; translated from the coding sequence ATGTCAGCAAATACATCGGCACTAAATAATAAAAAGCATCCTCCAGGGCTCTACCTCTTATTCCTAACTGAAATGTGGGAGAGGTTCAGCTACTATGGTATGCGCGCCATCTTAATTTTATATTTAACAACAGAGCTTGTTAGCGGTGGTTTAGGCATTGACAGCTCAGTTGCATTAAGCATCTATGGTTTCTACACTGGTGCAGTATATTTCACACCAATTGTTGGCGGATGGTTAGCAGACCGCTACCTCGGACACCGGTTATCCATTACAATCGGTGGTTCCTTAATGGCGTTAGGGAATATCGCCCTTTTTGCTCACCAAAGCAAGACGGCTTTATTCATCGGGCTAGGTTTGATGATTATCGGTAATGGCTTCTTCAAGCCAAATATCTCTACATTACTTGGAGACCTATATAAAGGGAACGAGTCCCGCCGCGATGCAGGATTCACTATTTTCTATATGGGAATCAACATTGGTGCATTCTTTGCTCCTCTATTGATTGGTTTCCTTTCAGAGGATTTATTCGCTAGCACAGCTAACGGTGTTATGCATTATGGATTCCGCTATGGATTCTTGGCATCTGCCATTGGTATGATTATCGGACAAGTTCTATTCAATACCCTAGCGAACAAATACCTTGGAGACATTGGCAAACGCCCAGCTGTTGCTCAAATTGCCAATAAAACTGGAGCAAAAGATAAACAGCCGCTTACGAAAGCAGAAAAACAACGCACAATGGTTATTCTTATTATCACATGCTTCGTTGTCTTCTTCTGGGCTGGCTTTGAGCAAGCAGGAAGTTCATTAACCTTATATACAAAGGATTTCGTTGACCGTGAAGTGTTCGGCTGGACAGTGCCGATTTCTTGGTTCCAATCATTGAACCCGCTCTTCATTGTTCTATTGGCACCTGCCATTTCTGCTCTTTGGATTAAGCTTGCAAACTCTAAACGCGGTGATCTTCCTGTACCGACAAAAATGGGAATGGGTATGATTACTTTAGGCTTAGGCTACATCGTTCTTTTGTTTGCTGTATTCCAAACAGGTAATGACGCAGCTACAATGGCACAAAAAGCAAACATGATGTTTATCATTGTTACTTACTTGATGCACACACTTGGTGAGCTATTCTTGTCACCTGTCGGGCTTTCCTTCGTAAGTAGAGTTGCTCCTGTGAAATTAGCATCCTTACTTATGGGTGTATGGCTTGCATCTTCAGGTGTGGCGAACATCCTTGCTGGACAGCTTGCAGCTGTCACTCAATCCCTAGGATACTTTGAAGTATTCGCCGTTATCGGCGGATTGGCAATCTTCTTTGGACTATTGCTCTTGGCATTGTCTAAGAAGCTTGTTGCCATGATGGAAACGAAATAA
- the yhbH gene encoding sporulation protein YhbH: protein MSDNSSHQFAISKEDWALHRKGFDDQQRHQEKVQEAIKNNLPDLITEESIIMSNGKDVVKIPIRSLDEYKIRYNYDKNKHVGQGDGDSQVGDVVARDGAGQKAPGKGGEAGDQAGEDYVESEVSLLEIQEALFSELELPNLKQKDQGDHVTEHYEFNDIRKTGLMGNVDKKRTMISAFKRNALGGQPGFVPIFQEDLKFKSWNTIEKPESKAVVLAMMDTSGSMGLWEKYMARSFFFWMTRFLRTKYETVDIEFIAHHTEAKVVEEEDFFSKGESGGTICSSAYRKALEIIEEKYPIERYNIYPFHFSDGDNLTSDNPRCIKLVGELMKVSNMFGYGEVNQYNRNSTLMSAYKNIKDEKFQYYILKQKADVFHAMRSFFKKEPNHAAGR from the coding sequence ATGTCCGATAACAGCAGCCATCAGTTTGCCATTTCAAAGGAAGATTGGGCCCTCCATCGAAAAGGATTCGACGATCAGCAAAGACACCAGGAGAAAGTGCAAGAGGCAATCAAGAACAATCTGCCCGATTTGATAACAGAGGAAAGCATCATCATGTCCAATGGAAAAGATGTCGTGAAAATACCAATCCGTTCTCTTGATGAATATAAAATTCGCTATAATTATGACAAGAATAAGCATGTGGGGCAGGGTGACGGCGATTCCCAGGTCGGGGATGTAGTCGCTAGAGACGGGGCAGGCCAAAAAGCCCCGGGTAAAGGCGGAGAAGCAGGAGATCAGGCTGGGGAGGACTATGTAGAGTCAGAAGTATCCTTGCTTGAAATCCAGGAGGCATTGTTCTCGGAGCTTGAGCTTCCTAACCTGAAGCAGAAGGATCAGGGAGACCATGTAACGGAGCATTATGAATTCAATGATATTCGTAAAACAGGCTTAATGGGAAATGTCGATAAGAAACGGACGATGATCAGTGCATTTAAGCGAAATGCCTTAGGCGGGCAACCGGGATTTGTGCCAATCTTCCAAGAGGATTTGAAGTTCAAATCATGGAACACGATTGAGAAGCCGGAGTCAAAGGCTGTTGTGCTCGCGATGATGGATACTTCAGGGAGCATGGGCCTTTGGGAAAAGTATATGGCAAGAAGCTTCTTCTTCTGGATGACACGCTTCCTTCGCACGAAATATGAAACAGTTGATATCGAATTCATTGCCCATCATACAGAAGCGAAGGTCGTAGAAGAGGAGGATTTCTTCTCGAAGGGGGAGAGCGGGGGAACGATTTGTTCATCTGCCTACCGGAAAGCTCTCGAGATTATTGAGGAGAAGTATCCGATAGAGCGGTATAATATCTACCCATTCCACTTCTCTGATGGGGATAATCTGACCTCAGATAATCCTCGCTGTATCAAGCTTGTTGGTGAGCTGATGAAGGTCTCTAATATGTTCGGCTATGGAGAGGTTAATCAATATAATCGCAACTCCACATTAATGTCTGCTTATAAAAACATTAAGGATGAGAAATTCCAGTACTATATTCTAAAGCAAAAGGCCGATGTATTTCATGCGATGAGAAGCTTCTTCAAAAAGGAGCCTAATCATGCGGCGGGACGCTGA